Proteins found in one Perca fluviatilis chromosome 9, GENO_Pfluv_1.0, whole genome shotgun sequence genomic segment:
- the sid1 gene encoding secreted immunoglobulin domain 1: MESELVALILLSLSGVWCWPATVATPTVAMPTVAPPEPTVATPTVTTPTMAPPAPGVLVRVGENATLRCPLLDAAEAPPQEAAKWTVSWYRKWAGRPPQLLLSFRLTAASNVTYGAGLGPEKVSAAADSSLLLTDSTHGDSAFYYCSMTQGEGGGKQ, translated from the exons ATGGAGTCTGAGCTGGTCGCTCTGATCCTCCTCTCCCTCAGCG GTGTCTGGTGCTGGCCGGCGACCGTTGCCACACCGACTGTTGCCATGCCGACCGTGGCCCCCCCGGAGCCGACCGTTGCCACACCGACTGTTACCACGCCGACCATGGCCCCCCCGGCCCCCGGCGTCCTGGTGAGAGTCGGGGAAAACGCCACGCTGcgctgccccctgctggacgCCGCTGAAGCCCCGCCCCAAGAAGCAGC GAAGTGGACCGTCAGCTGGTACAGGAAGTGGGCTGGACGGCCCCCCCAGCTGCTGCTGAGCTTCCGCCTCACCGCGGCGTCCAACGTGACGTACGGCGCCGGCCTCGGCCCGGAGAAAGTCTCGGCCGCGGCCGACAGCTCGCTGCTGCTGACCGACTCCACGCACGGCGACTCAGCATTTTATTACTGCAGCATGActcagggggagggggggggtaagCAGTGA